A segment of the Calditerricola satsumensis genome:
CCTGTTCTTCTCCTGCACGGGCCGTCTCCTGCACCAGCATCCCCCCGCTTTCTGCGCCACGTTTCTCCCTTGTCCGTCTTCTTCACACCGCTTGCGTCCGGTGCGGCGTGGACCGCTAGCCACCGGCGAAGCGCATCGTCCCAAGGGCAACCGCGCCCAGCGCTGCCGTCAGCAGGACAAAAGCCGCCGTCGTGGCGTAGAGCATGACCACGCTGCGCCGGATGTCGTCCGCCGTGCGCGCCCGCAACGCCTCGCCCAAGAGGGGCCGATCACTTGGCACGCCGCGGTACCAGTTACGCCCGCCGAGCTGGATGCCGAAGGCGCCGGCCACGACGCTCTCCGGAATGCCGCCGTTGGGGCTGGGGTGCTTGGCTGCGTCACGCTGCCACGCCCTCCACGCCCGCCGCGCCGACCACCCGGGGACGCAGGCGGCCACAGCGACCATCAGGAGGCCGGTAAGACGCGCCGGCACCCAGTTCCAGCCGTCGTCCATGCGCGCCGACCACCATCCCAGGTGGCGGTACCGCGCGTCGCGGTAGCCGACCATGGCGTCGAGGGTGTTGACGGCCCGGTACATGGCCGCCAAGGGCGCACCGCCGAGCAGGGCGAAGACGAGCGGAGCCATGACGG
Coding sequences within it:
- the cbiB gene encoding adenosylcobinamide-phosphate synthase CbiB, which produces GAGVTWLCVAVRGLARAAVDVEAALASGNLAAARARVGRIVGRDTDRMDEDEVVRAAVETVAENTTDAVMAPLVFALLGGAPLAAMYRAVNTLDAMVGYRDARYRHLGWWSARMDDGWNWVPARLTGLLMVAVAACVPGWSARRAWRAWQRDAAKHPSPNGGIPESVVAGAFGIQLGGRNWYRGVPSDRPLLGEALRARTADDIRRSVVMLYATTAAFVLLTAALGAVALGTMRFAGG